A window of Lytechinus pictus isolate F3 Inbred chromosome 7, Lp3.0, whole genome shotgun sequence contains these coding sequences:
- the LOC129264414 gene encoding seipin-like gives MVASVRRALRRAKSLSSHWVIWARNTAVKVVLLTVLTTFQLWLAFFMYGTFYYAYMPTELHTKPVYFDFGLCDRFDGSVACPFPQTNISLVNHPVQERLFMPGQRYHMLLDMDMPQSPVNEDLGVFMVKIETFSKSDEITSKSSRPAMIRYRSPFLKMINVVCLAPFYLTGYAEEKQNLQVSLMDDFIDNAYKPTIKIGLEVRAKKIELYAVVLKVHAQFTGLRYLMFYWPVSSALVSVIANFCFLTVLSMMMWQQCVGFLIDEPSLEEREVPNTSVLTYEERRRMARQNMGEERSALFRNRPAHVTIIDPLDPQAQISPSPSISQPGTSARPSSPGKSPQRNIRKRSSRTPGDLTEGNAQLEAPSSGISSDESNQKGGEQNVETLKGDDSLSGYSDATTSSTSEDPPPGLDDDKEEVYCSKEGCEEQEDKDEVTDVKENVAGPQPTSGILRKRSYKSS, from the exons atggtcGCTTCCGTTCGACGAGCTTTGAGACGGGCAAAGAGTTTATCGTCTCACTGGGTGATTTGGGCCCGGAACACCGCGGTGAAGGTCGTGCTGCTCACCGTTCTAACAACTTTTCAGCTATGGCTTGCATTCTTCATGTATGGGACATTTTATTATGCTTATATGCCGACGGAATTGCACACGAAACCAGTTTACTTTGATTTTGG tttatGTGATCGTTTTGATGGAAGTGTGGCATGCCCTTTCCCTCAGACAAACATCAGTCTTGTAAATCATCCCGTCCAAGAGAGG TTATTCATGCCAGGACAGAGGTATCATATGTTATTGGATATGGATATGCCTCAGTCTCCAGTCAATGAGGACCTAG GAGTCTTCATGGTCAAGATTGAAACTTTTTCAAAATCCGATGAAATTACGTCAAAGTCGTCGAGACCA gCCATGATAAGGTACCGTTCCCCTTTCCTCAAAATGATCAATGTTGTGTGTCTTGCACCATTCTATTTAACTGGATATGCAGAAGAAAAACAGAATCTACAAGTCAGCCTTATGGATGATTTTATTGACAATGCT TACAAACCAACAATCAAAATTGGACTTGAGGTGAGAGCTAAAAAGATCGAACTGTATGCGGTCGTTCTCAAAGTACATGCACAGTTTACAGGATTACG GTACCTGATGTTCTATTGGCCGGTAAGTTCAGCCTTAGTCAGTGTCATCGCCAATTTCTGTTTCCTGACGGTGTTGTCAATGATGATGTGGCAGCAGTGCGTTGGGTTCTTGATAGATGAGCCTAGTCTAGAGGAGAGAGAAGTACCCAACACGTCTGTGCTTACTTATGAAGAAAGAAGGAGGATGGCCAGACAGAATATGGGAGAGGAAAGATCAG CATTGTTCAGAAATCGTCCAGCCCATGTGACCATCATAGACCCATTAGATCCTCAGGCACAGATCAGTCCATCACCATCTATCAGCCAACCGGGAACCTCTGCCCGTCCATCGTCCCCCGGAAAGAGCCCTCAGAGGAACATCCGGAAGAGATCATCAAGAACCCCCGGAGACCTGACCGAAGGTAATGCTCAACTGGAGGCACCTAGCTCAGGGATCAGTAGCGACGAGTCCAATCAGAAGGGAGGGGAGCAGAATGTTGAAACACTCAAAGGTGATGACAGTTTATCAGGGTATTCAGATGCAACAACAAGTAGCACCAGTGAGGATCCTCCCCCTGGATTGGACGATGATAAGGAGGAGGTCTACTGTTCAAAGGAAGGGTGTGAGGAGCAGGAGGATAAAGATGAAGTCACCGATGTTAAAGAGAATGTTGCCGGTCCACAACCAACCTCTGGTATCCTCAGGAAACGTAGTTACAAGTCATCTTAA